GCATCGGGACCTTCTGCTGGTTCGCGCTGCTCTCGGTCCTGGTGGCCGGGCTGGGCCGCTTCCTCGGGCCCCGGCTGCGCCGAACGATCGACCTGGTTGCGGCCTGCGGTCTGCTGGTGTTCGCCGTGGTGCTGGCCTGGCGGATTCTGGCCTGAGACGGCACCGGCAGGCAACGCGGGTCCGGCGAGGACTGCGCGGCAGCCGAAGCCGCCTCGGCGTCGGGCGGCACGTCGGGGGTTCTCACGACGCCCCGCCGGGCGGGGCTCGCCGGGGAGGCGTCTCGGACGTCCGTGCTGCGCGGCGAACCGGACGTGCGGCGCGAACCAGACGGCCCCGGCGGAGCGGCCGGGCGAGGCTCAGCCGTCGGGCACGTCGAACTCGGCCAACGCAGCCCCGAGCGCGGCCAGCGTCCGGTCCACGTCGTCAGCCGTGTGATTGCCGAGATGGCCGATGCGCACGGTGTGCTTCGCGGCAGTCGGATGGGTGCCCGCCTGAAGCACGACGCCGTGTCGTTCGACGGCGGCCACCAGCTCCGCCGCGCCGATGCCCGTCGGGGTGCGGAACACGGTGACGCCGTGGGCGCGGTCGGCGGCCGCGGTGAACAGCCGCAGGCCCGTCGTGGCGAGTCCGTTCCGCAGTCGGGCCGCCAACGCCGTATGGCGGCGGGTCCGCTCCCCGCCTTCGGCGACGATCAGTCGCAGGCTCTCGGCCAGCGCACTCACCAGACTGCCCGGCGGAGTCTGGAAATAGGCGAAGCCGCCCGCCGCCAGCGCGCGCATCACCGGCAGCCAGCGCCCCAGATCGAGGCTGTAACCGCGCGGCGACCACGTTCGTTCGATCAGGACCCGCAACGCCCTGGTCCGGAGTGAGACGAGGAACAGGCCGCCGGGTCCGCTCAGCGCCTTGGGCGGCGAGGTGAGGTAGGCGTCCACATCCCAGTCGTCCTGCCGGACCTCCTCCGCGCCCGCTGCGGCGATGCCGTCGACCAGGCTGAGCGCGCCGTGCCTGCGGGCGAGCGCGGTCAAGGCCGCGACGTCGGCGCGAACGCCGCTGCTGGAGTCGACGTCGGTGAGCAGCACCGCCTGATACGACTCGTCTCGCAGCCGCGACGCCACCTCGTCGAGATCGAGACCGCGACCCGGCTCGGCCCGCAGCACTCGGCTCGACAGGCCGAGGCTCGAGCACAGCTCCTGCCAGCGCTCGCCCCACATCCCGGTGGAGAGCACGAGCGCGGGCCGTCCGGGGTCGAGCAGGCTCACCGCGAGGCTCTCCATGCCCGCCGTCCCCGACCCCGGCACGATGAACACCTCGCCCTCGGCCGTGCCGAGCACCGGTCGCAGCAGCTGCATCGTCTCCCGGACCTCGGCAAGGAACCGGTGGTCGGTGATCGGTGGCGCCTGGTCGGCGAGCCTGCCGCGCACCGAGGGCGCCAGCCTGGTCGGGCCGACCACCATCGCCAGCGGCGCGGGCCGGGATGCGCGCTCCTCGGTCGTCCCGGCGCCGTCGCCGCCTCGCGTGGTCATCGGCCGTCGGCCCACTCGACGTAGTCCTCGCGGTGCGGGGTGAACACGTCGAGCGCGACCGAGCGCTCCAATGCCCACACCTGGTGCTCGATCCCGCCGCGTACCACGAAGCTGTCGCCCGGCCCCGCCTCGAAGGTCTCGTCCCCGGCCTGGACCCGCACCCGACCGGAGACGAGATAGGCGAGCTGCTCATGCGGATGGCTGTGACGGGGGAACACCGAACCCTTCTCCATCACGTGCTCGACGAGCATGAGCCGGTCGTTGTAGGCCAGGACCCGGCGCAGCAGCCCTGGATAGGCGTCGGCACCGTCCACCGTGGCGGCGGGCACGATGACGACGTCGCGGTCGAGTCGGGACGCGTCGGTCCCGTCCGCCGCCGGTCGGGTTCCGGGGCTCGCGGGCTGGGAGTCGCTCGGCACGGCGTTCCTCGCCTTCACCTGGTCGGACGGACGTAAAGCGGCAGCGGGGTGACGTCGGCGTTCACGGTCCCCGCCTCGGCCTCGGTGGTGGGGAAGTGCGCCCGGTCGAAGACCTGATGCAGGCTGGAGACGCAGCCAGGGGGAACGGCGACGACGACGCCGGTCTCGTCCGTAAGCGACTGCGCGGCGATGAACCGATAGCTCTCGCCGCCCCGCAGGTCGACGCGGGTCCACTCGGTGGGCGTCCCGCCGGAGCGCAGCCGTCGGTGGTAGACGCTCCTCGGCTCGTCGACGTCGTTGCGCACCCGGATGTGCACGGCGCGGACGTCGCCCTCCCAGTCGAAGCCCGCGACGTCGTGGGGTTCGCTCGTGGGCAGATCGGGGACGGTGGGCAGGGCGGGCACCTGATCGGGAATCCGCCGGATTCGGGCGTGGGTGCCGCATCGGGTGCAGTTCCCCTCGGCGGTCAGACCGAGCAGCCGGGCGTTCAGCCCGTAGCGGGTGATCTGGAGCGCCCCGCAGCTGCGGCACCAGGTGTTGGCGGCCTCGGTGTCGTACACGTTGCCCAGGTAGACGTGGTCCAGCCCCATGTCCAGGGCCACCTGCCTGGCGCGTTCCAGCCGGTCCACCGGCGTGCGGATGGTGTTCGTCATCTTGTAGTCGGGGTGGAAGCGGACGAAGTGCGTCGGCACCTCCGGCCCGAGCCGCTCCCCGACGAAGCGCGCCATGTCGCGCGCGTTGTCCTCACTGTCGCTGAGGTCGGTGACCATCAGCGTGGAGACCTCCAGGTGCCTGCCGGACCGGTACACCTGCTCGGTCGCGGCCAGGACCGGCTCGATCCAGCCCTTGGTGATCTTCCGGTAGTACTTCGGGTCCATGGACTTGATCGAGACGGAGAAGATGTCGATCACCGGAATCAGTTCCTCGACGGCCTTCTCGGAGATGAAGAACGCCGACTTGTAGAGGTTCAGGATGCCTTTCTGGCGAGCGAGGGTCGCCGTCTCGGTGACGAACTCGTGCCAGACGACCGGATCGTTGTACGTCCAGGAGATGACCTTGATTCCGTGCCGGACCGCGATGTCGACGACTTCCTGCGGCGTGTAGTAGAAGACGTCGGAGTCGGCGACGAAACGGGCCTGTGACGTCTTCCAGTTGTGGCAGTAGTCGCAGTTCAGCATGCAGCCGATGTTCCCCATGGAGAGGATGCGGGCGCCGGGTTCGAAATGGAAGACGGCCTCGGTCTCGATCGTCTCCTCCGTGGCGTGCACCGATCGGCCGTAATTGAGGCTCACCAGCGTGCCGCCTCGATTAGCCCTGACCATGCAGAATCCGTGTTGACCTGGCCTTATTCGGCAGTTCCTCGGGCTCAGCCTGCATTGGACCACGCCGTCGCCGAGGTCGTCCTGCAGCCGGGCGGGGTAGCCTTCTTCCTGCCATTTCTTCATGATCACGGCC
The Actinoalloteichus fjordicus DNA segment above includes these coding regions:
- a CDS encoding pyridoxal-phosphate-dependent aminotransferase family protein; protein product: MTTRGGDGAGTTEERASRPAPLAMVVGPTRLAPSVRGRLADQAPPITDHRFLAEVRETMQLLRPVLGTAEGEVFIVPGSGTAGMESLAVSLLDPGRPALVLSTGMWGERWQELCSSLGLSSRVLRAEPGRGLDLDEVASRLRDESYQAVLLTDVDSSSGVRADVAALTALARRHGALSLVDGIAAAGAEEVRQDDWDVDAYLTSPPKALSGPGGLFLVSLRTRALRVLIERTWSPRGYSLDLGRWLPVMRALAAGGFAYFQTPPGSLVSALAESLRLIVAEGGERTRRHTALAARLRNGLATTGLRLFTAAADRAHGVTVFRTPTGIGAAELVAAVERHGVVLQAGTHPTAAKHTVRIGHLGNHTADDVDRTLAALGAALAEFDVPDG
- a CDS encoding cupin domain-containing protein, translating into MPSDSQPASPGTRPAADGTDASRLDRDVVIVPAATVDGADAYPGLLRRVLAYNDRLMLVEHVMEKGSVFPRHSHPHEQLAYLVSGRVRVQAGDETFEAGPGDSFVVRGGIEHQVWALERSVALDVFTPHREDYVEWADGR
- the amrS gene encoding AmmeMemoRadiSam system radical SAM enzyme — its product is MKKWQEEGYPARLQDDLGDGVVQCRLSPRNCRIRPGQHGFCMVRANRGGTLVSLNYGRSVHATEETIETEAVFHFEPGARILSMGNIGCMLNCDYCHNWKTSQARFVADSDVFYYTPQEVVDIAVRHGIKVISWTYNDPVVWHEFVTETATLARQKGILNLYKSAFFISEKAVEELIPVIDIFSVSIKSMDPKYYRKITKGWIEPVLAATEQVYRSGRHLEVSTLMVTDLSDSEDNARDMARFVGERLGPEVPTHFVRFHPDYKMTNTIRTPVDRLERARQVALDMGLDHVYLGNVYDTEAANTWCRSCGALQITRYGLNARLLGLTAEGNCTRCGTHARIRRIPDQVPALPTVPDLPTSEPHDVAGFDWEGDVRAVHIRVRNDVDEPRSVYHRRLRSGGTPTEWTRVDLRGGESYRFIAAQSLTDETGVVVAVPPGCVSSLHQVFDRAHFPTTEAEAGTVNADVTPLPLYVRPTR